A portion of the Alloyangia pacifica genome contains these proteins:
- a CDS encoding ABC transporter substrate-binding protein, whose amino-acid sequence MKSLLTALALLTASPALAADKMTLLLDWFVNPDHGPIVIAQEKGYFAEQGLEVEIVAPADPSAPPRLVAAGQADLAVSYQPQLHLQIHEGLPLKRVGTLVATPLNCLLVLKDGPVQELADLKGKKIGFSVAGVEEAVLQAMLGGHGITPEDIEMINVNFSLSPSLMSGQVDAVIGAFRNFELNQMEIEGVAGRCFYIEEEGVPSYDELIYVANPDRMDAGKIARFLAATEKATQFIINNPEESWEVFSASSPELQDELNERAWQDTLPRFALRPAAFDAGRYARFEAFLKDSGMIDALNPVEAIVIDVTAQGTRP is encoded by the coding sequence GTGAAATCCCTGTTGACCGCCCTCGCCCTTCTGACCGCCAGCCCCGCGCTGGCGGCCGACAAGATGACCCTTTTGCTCGATTGGTTCGTCAACCCCGACCACGGCCCGATCGTGATCGCGCAGGAAAAGGGCTATTTCGCCGAACAGGGCCTCGAGGTCGAGATCGTCGCCCCCGCAGACCCCTCGGCGCCGCCCCGCCTCGTCGCCGCCGGTCAGGCCGATCTTGCGGTCTCCTACCAGCCGCAGCTGCACCTGCAAATTCACGAGGGGCTGCCGCTCAAGCGCGTCGGAACGCTGGTCGCAACGCCGCTGAACTGCCTGCTGGTGCTCAAGGACGGCCCGGTGCAGGAGCTTGCCGATCTCAAGGGCAAGAAGATCGGCTTTTCCGTCGCCGGGGTCGAGGAGGCCGTGCTTCAGGCGATGCTGGGAGGGCACGGCATCACTCCCGAGGATATCGAGATGATCAACGTGAACTTCTCGCTCTCCCCGTCGCTCATGTCGGGGCAGGTCGATGCGGTGATCGGGGCCTTCCGCAATTTCGAGCTGAACCAGATGGAGATCGAGGGCGTCGCGGGCCGCTGCTTCTACATCGAGGAAGAGGGCGTGCCCTCCTACGACGAGCTGATCTATGTCGCCAATCCGGACCGCATGGACGCCGGCAAGATCGCCCGCTTCCTTGCCGCGACCGAGAAGGCGACGCAGTTCATCATCAACAACCCCGAGGAAAGCTGGGAGGTCTTCTCAGCCAGTTCGCCCGAGCTGCAGGACGAGTTGAACGAACGCGCATGGCAGGACACGCTGCCGCGCTTCGCGCTGCGTCCGGCGGCCTTTGACGCGGGGCGCTATGCCCGCTTCGAGGCGTTCCTCAAGGACAGCGGCATGATCGACGCGCTGAACCCCGTCGAGGCAATTGTCATCGACGTGACCGCGCAAGGAACCCGGCCATGA
- a CDS encoding ABC transporter ATP-binding protein, with protein MSDAPGVTLAGRASIDGAPLFAPLSLTLPAGRWTCLLGGSGVGKSTVLRLICGLPTGARFDGTITATDAAPIPERVAYMAQDDLLLPWASVSDNIRLGARLRGEPADSERLAHILGRVGLSGHAHKKPGALSGGQRQRVALARTLMEDKPIILLDEPFSALDAQTRAAMQDLAVELLRGRTVLVVTHDPGEAARLGHAILVLTAAGVTACPPPAAPVPRPIDDLDTLRCQAALLRNLRDAA; from the coding sequence GTGAGCGACGCCCCGGGCGTCACCCTCGCGGGACGGGCCAGCATCGACGGCGCCCCCCTTTTCGCGCCGCTCAGCCTGACGCTGCCCGCCGGACGCTGGACCTGCCTTTTGGGCGGCTCGGGCGTCGGCAAGTCCACGGTGCTGCGGCTGATCTGCGGGCTGCCGACCGGCGCGCGCTTCGATGGCACGATCACCGCCACCGACGCCGCGCCGATCCCCGAACGGGTGGCCTACATGGCGCAGGACGACCTGCTTCTGCCTTGGGCGAGCGTCTCCGACAACATCCGCCTCGGTGCGCGCCTCCGCGGCGAGCCGGCGGACAGCGAACGCCTCGCGCATATCCTCGGGCGGGTCGGGCTTTCGGGTCATGCCCACAAGAAACCCGGTGCCCTCTCCGGCGGGCAGCGCCAACGGGTCGCCCTGGCCCGGACGTTGATGGAGGACAAGCCGATCATCCTGCTCGACGAACCCTTCTCGGCGCTCGATGCGCAGACGCGCGCTGCCATGCAGGATCTGGCGGTCGAGCTGCTACGGGGGCGGACGGTGCTGGTGGTCACCCACGATCCCGGCGAGGCGGCTCGTCTGGGCCACGCGATCCTCGTGCTGACCGCCGCGGGCGTGACCGCCTGCCCGCCCCCCGCCGCCCCGGTGCCGCGCCCGATCGACGATCTCGACACGCTCCGATGCCAGGCCGCGCTGCTGCGCAACCTGCGGGACGCCGCCTGA
- a CDS encoding thiamine phosphate synthase, producing the protein MTLDRFYPIFDHSDWLRRMLPLGVKLVQLRIKDQPPETVRAEIALSRDLCRAHGAVLVVNDHWQEAIDLGCDWLHLGQEDLDTADLEAIRRAGLKLGVSTHDDDELERVMAMDPDYVALGPVYPTILKKMKWHQQGLPRVTEWKARVGAVPLVAIGGMSVERAGGVFEAGADIVSAVTDITLNTDPEARIRQWLEATR; encoded by the coding sequence ATGACCCTCGACCGCTTCTACCCGATCTTCGATCACTCGGACTGGCTGCGCCGGATGCTGCCGCTCGGCGTCAAGCTGGTCCAGCTGCGCATCAAGGATCAGCCGCCGGAGACCGTCCGCGCAGAGATCGCTCTGTCGCGCGATCTGTGCCGCGCGCATGGGGCGGTGCTGGTGGTCAATGACCATTGGCAAGAGGCCATCGACCTCGGCTGCGACTGGCTGCACCTCGGGCAGGAGGATCTCGACACCGCCGATCTCGAAGCGATCCGCCGCGCCGGGCTGAAGCTCGGCGTCTCGACCCATGACGACGATGAGCTCGAACGCGTGATGGCGATGGATCCGGATTACGTCGCGCTCGGCCCGGTCTACCCGACGATCCTGAAGAAGATGAAATGGCACCAGCAGGGGCTGCCGCGCGTCACCGAGTGGAAGGCCCGCGTCGGTGCGGTACCGCTGGTGGCCATCGGCGGCATGTCGGTCGAGCGCGCCGGCGGTGTGTTCGAGGCCGGGGCCGACATCGTCTCGGCGGTCACCGACATCACGCTGAACACCGACCCGGAGGCCCGCATCCGCCAGTGGCTCGAGGCGACCCGATGA
- a CDS encoding HesA/MoeB/ThiF family protein → MSRYARQTILPEVGEPGQRRLSEARVLVVGAGGLGAPVLPLLAGAGVGRITIVDGDVVSLSNLHRQTLFTEADCNRPKAQVAAERCRAINPEITIESVPDVLTPATAPELVRHADLVLDCADSYAVSYLLSDLCLAEGLPLISASALGLGGYVGGFCGGAPSLRALFPDAPGNGASCATAGVLGPVVGTIGAMQAQMALSVLLGLSPSPLGLMVRYDGLEMRSTSFRFDRAPEPAARFRFVAAAQLRPRDHIIDLRPDSLLLHPQATRSTAAALVAHPPAPGTRLALCCATGLRAWRAAEQIAETWPGEIVLVAASAS, encoded by the coding sequence ATGAGCCGCTACGCGCGCCAGACCATCCTGCCGGAAGTGGGCGAGCCCGGCCAGCGCCGGCTGTCCGAGGCCCGAGTTCTGGTGGTCGGCGCGGGAGGGCTGGGCGCGCCGGTGCTGCCGCTGCTCGCCGGGGCGGGGGTTGGGCGGATCACCATCGTCGACGGCGACGTGGTGAGCCTGTCGAACCTGCACCGCCAGACCCTGTTCACCGAGGCCGACTGCAACCGGCCCAAGGCGCAGGTGGCCGCGGAGCGCTGCCGCGCGATCAACCCCGAGATCACCATCGAGTCCGTGCCGGACGTTCTGACCCCGGCCACCGCGCCCGAGCTGGTCCGCCACGCCGATCTCGTGCTCGACTGCGCCGACAGCTACGCGGTCAGCTACTTGCTGAGCGACCTGTGCCTTGCCGAGGGCCTGCCGCTGATCAGCGCCTCGGCGCTCGGGCTTGGCGGCTATGTCGGCGGCTTCTGCGGCGGCGCGCCCTCGCTCCGGGCGCTGTTCCCCGACGCGCCGGGCAACGGCGCGAGCTGCGCCACCGCCGGGGTGCTCGGCCCCGTGGTCGGCACCATCGGCGCAATGCAGGCGCAGATGGCGCTGAGCGTGCTGCTCGGCCTCTCGCCCTCGCCGCTCGGGCTGATGGTTCGCTACGATGGTCTCGAGATGCGCTCGACCAGCTTCCGCTTCGACCGCGCGCCGGAACCCGCCGCCCGCTTTCGCTTCGTCGCTGCCGCCCAGCTGCGCCCCCGCGACCACATCATCGATCTGCGCCCCGACAGCCTGCTCCTGCACCCGCAGGCCACGCGGTCAACCGCCGCCGCGCTGGTGGCACATCCGCCCGCCCCCGGCACCCGGTTGGCCCTTTGCTGTGCGACCGGCCTGCGCGCCTGGCGGGCCGCGGAACAGATCGCCGAAACCTGGCCCGGCGAGATCGTTCTCGTCGCGGCCTCTGCCTCATGA
- a CDS encoding MFS transporter — translation MQDTKTKARLPAGIWALGFVSLLMDVSSEMIHALLPVYLTVGLGASALALGVIEGIAEATAAITKVFSGALSDRIGRRKELAALGYGLAAVTKPVFPLAGSLGWVVAARFIDRVGKGIRGAPRDALVADLAPPGLKGAAFGLRQSLDTVGAFLGPLAAIGLMWLFSDDFRSVFWVAVIPAVLSLGLLLWLVEDPERPATRRKVRNPLARAELKRLGGVYWWVVVVATLFTLARFSEAFLILRAQTAGTPLMLVPLVLVGMNLVYALSAWPIGALSDRIGRIGLLLCGIGLLIVADLVLAVSEGVPGIAVGVLLWGLHMGFTQGLLAALIAETVPEELRGTAFGMFNLVAGVALLIASLLAGALWQTYGPFATFLGGAGFAAVSALGLLPLRRRLAAVAAAIYARKDDGADTAD, via the coding sequence ATGCAAGACACCAAGACCAAGGCGCGGCTGCCGGCGGGCATCTGGGCACTGGGGTTCGTTTCCCTGCTGATGGACGTCTCGTCCGAGATGATCCATGCGCTGCTCCCGGTCTACCTTACGGTCGGCCTCGGCGCCTCGGCCCTGGCGCTTGGCGTCATCGAGGGCATCGCGGAAGCCACGGCCGCCATCACCAAGGTCTTTTCCGGCGCGCTTTCCGACCGCATCGGGCGGCGCAAGGAACTGGCGGCGCTAGGCTACGGGCTGGCGGCGGTGACCAAGCCGGTGTTCCCGCTCGCCGGCTCGCTGGGCTGGGTGGTCGCCGCGCGGTTCATCGACCGGGTCGGCAAGGGCATCCGGGGAGCGCCGCGCGACGCGCTGGTCGCCGATCTCGCGCCGCCGGGCCTGAAGGGGGCCGCCTTCGGGCTGCGCCAGTCGCTCGACACCGTGGGCGCCTTCCTCGGACCGCTCGCGGCGATCGGGCTGATGTGGCTGTTCTCGGACGATTTCCGCAGCGTGTTCTGGGTCGCGGTCATTCCCGCCGTGCTGTCGCTCGGGCTGCTGCTGTGGCTGGTCGAAGACCCCGAGCGTCCGGCCACACGTCGCAAGGTCCGCAACCCGCTTGCACGCGCAGAGCTGAAGCGGCTCGGCGGGGTCTACTGGTGGGTCGTCGTGGTGGCGACGCTGTTCACCCTCGCCCGGTTCAGCGAGGCCTTCCTGATCCTGCGCGCGCAGACGGCGGGCACGCCGCTGATGCTGGTGCCGTTGGTGCTGGTCGGCATGAACCTCGTCTACGCGCTCTCGGCCTGGCCCATCGGGGCGCTGTCGGACCGGATCGGCAGGATCGGCCTGCTGCTCTGCGGTATCGGGCTGCTGATCGTGGCGGACCTCGTGCTCGCCGTGTCGGAAGGTGTGCCGGGAATCGCCGTCGGCGTGCTCCTCTGGGGTCTCCACATGGGCTTCACGCAGGGGCTTCTGGCGGCGCTGATCGCCGAGACCGTGCCCGAAGAGCTTCGCGGCACCGCCTTCGGGATGTTCAACCTCGTTGCCGGGGTGGCCCTGCTGATCGCCAGCCTGCTCGCGGGCGCGCTGTGGCAGACCTACGGCCCCTTCGCCACCTTCCTCGGCGGCGCGGGCTTTGCCGCGGTCTCGGCGCTCGGGCTGCTGCCGTTGCGCCGCAGGCTCGCCGCAGTCGCGGCAGCGATATACGCCCGGAAGGACGACGGCGCCGACACCGCGGACTGA
- a CDS encoding ABC transporter permease, protein MKYGSALLAIGFALLLWQTTVTLTGLPKFILPGPLMVMETWWSNRALIAEHTLVTAMEVLIGLAIGTALGTASAIYLASSRMARLVIRPILVFTQALPVFALAPILTLWLGFGLGSKIAMAVLIIYFPVTASFCDGLLRTPQGLLDLAQTMQAGRWRTLWHIRIPAALPALASGIRLAAVYAPIGAVIGEWVGASRGLGYLMLLANGRAKIDLMFAALLTLGVFAVLLHLGVHAATRRLGLTPDNRD, encoded by the coding sequence ATGAAATACGGCTCCGCCCTCCTGGCGATCGGGTTCGCGCTCCTGCTCTGGCAGACCACAGTCACCCTGACAGGTCTGCCGAAGTTCATCCTGCCCGGCCCGCTGATGGTGATGGAAACCTGGTGGTCAAACCGGGCGCTCATCGCCGAGCACACGCTGGTCACCGCGATGGAGGTGCTGATCGGCCTTGCCATCGGCACGGCGCTCGGCACCGCGAGCGCCATCTACCTCGCGAGCTCGCGCATGGCGCGCCTGGTGATCAGGCCCATCCTGGTCTTCACCCAGGCGCTGCCGGTCTTCGCGCTCGCGCCGATCCTGACACTGTGGCTCGGCTTCGGCCTGGGCTCGAAGATCGCCATGGCCGTGCTGATCATCTACTTCCCGGTGACCGCGTCCTTCTGCGATGGTCTCCTGCGCACCCCGCAGGGGCTGCTCGACCTCGCGCAGACCATGCAGGCGGGGCGCTGGCGCACATTGTGGCACATCCGCATCCCCGCGGCGCTGCCGGCGCTGGCCTCCGGGATCCGGCTGGCCGCGGTCTACGCGCCGATCGGCGCGGTGATCGGCGAATGGGTCGGTGCCTCGCGCGGGCTGGGCTACCTGATGCTTTTGGCAAACGGGCGGGCGAAGATCGACCTGATGTTCGCGGCGCTGCTGACGCTGGGGGTGTTTGCCGTCCTGCTGCATCTGGGGGTGCATGCCGCCACGCGGCGTCTCGGCCTGACCCCTGACAACCGAGACTGA
- a CDS encoding TenA family protein, whose product MTREYGRAFAAMRTEAGGAWRDYTRHAFVEALGDGSLPHEAFLHYLQQDYVFLVHFSRAWALAVVKSETHAEMLAAVGTVNALVSEEMQLHVETCAKAGIPADALFATAERPENLAYTRFVLEAGYSGDLLDLLAALAPCVMGYGEIGARLQAEATSERYADWIGTYAGQDYQQSCAAVGALLDGAATRRLGPEFETSPRWQRLCRTFRTATELEVQFWQMGLRP is encoded by the coding sequence ATGACTCGGGAGTACGGCCGCGCCTTTGCGGCGATGCGCACAGAGGCGGGCGGGGCCTGGCGGGACTACACCCGCCATGCCTTCGTCGAGGCGCTTGGCGACGGCAGCCTGCCGCACGAAGCCTTTCTCCACTACCTGCAGCAGGACTACGTCTTTCTCGTCCACTTCTCGCGGGCCTGGGCCCTCGCCGTGGTGAAATCGGAAACCCACGCGGAGATGCTGGCCGCCGTGGGGACGGTGAACGCGCTCGTCTCCGAGGAGATGCAGCTGCACGTCGAGACCTGCGCGAAGGCCGGCATCCCCGCGGACGCGCTCTTCGCCACCGCCGAGCGGCCCGAGAACCTCGCCTACACGCGCTTCGTGCTGGAGGCGGGCTACAGCGGCGATTTGCTCGACCTTCTTGCGGCCCTCGCGCCCTGCGTGATGGGCTACGGCGAGATCGGCGCGCGGCTGCAGGCCGAGGCCACCTCGGAGCGCTACGCCGACTGGATCGGCACCTACGCGGGCCAGGATTACCAGCAGAGCTGCGCCGCCGTGGGCGCCCTGCTCGACGGCGCAGCTACGCGCCGGCTGGGACCGGAGTTCGAGACCTCGCCGCGCTGGCAGCGGCTGTGCCGGACCTTCCGCACCGCCACCGAGCTCGAGGTGCAATTCTGGCAGATGGGCCTGAGACCGTGA